The following are encoded together in the Fibrobacter sp. genome:
- a CDS encoding insulinase family protein — translation MKFSNKIFARALMAGVVLSAFATSAFAEVNLKVHKEVLDNGLTVLLHPNTQAPTVSCRLFYVTGSVHEVPGKSGLAHMLEHELFKGTKKVGITDSIADAKFMATQDSLQALIRPAKIAGDTATVRKLTAEHDSVLNEHRKIFVKDELWSAYQAAGGTGLNAFTTDLMTAYIVTLPKNKIELFMWLEADRMQNAVLREFYSERDVVREERRMRYDDKPTGRYYETLNSLIYEAFPYRVPTIGWPSDIANLTREMADEHYRKYYKPRNAILVLAGDLDTTATMEMVKKYFAKIPTGEAFSPITVRDPEQAGEKRLTVKRPDAPNLFTLVFKTPEVGDSTLYALDIAEGVLNGRTGRLYKRLVEEEKLAVGASASNSPNKYISEFAVRVNMRPNADVEKVEKIVWEELEKLKTETISEREFQKVKNRAYAGLIRSLTDMENVATMLAWYEMYGDYKIFLQWADQLDKVKVSDVQAVSQKTFVRDQSVAGFLLKDPTAAKEKK, via the coding sequence ATGAAGTTTTCGAATAAAATCTTTGCCCGAGCCCTAATGGCTGGCGTTGTGCTTTCTGCCTTTGCAACTTCCGCTTTTGCTGAAGTGAATTTGAAGGTTCATAAGGAAGTTTTGGATAATGGCCTCACTGTGCTTTTGCATCCCAATACCCAAGCTCCTACGGTAAGCTGCCGCTTGTTCTATGTGACAGGCTCTGTTCATGAAGTTCCGGGTAAGTCTGGTCTTGCCCACATGTTGGAACACGAACTGTTCAAGGGAACCAAAAAAGTTGGCATTACCGATAGCATTGCCGATGCAAAGTTCATGGCGACCCAGGATAGCTTGCAGGCATTGATTCGTCCGGCAAAAATTGCTGGCGACACCGCTACCGTACGCAAGTTGACTGCAGAACACGATTCTGTCCTGAATGAACACCGTAAGATTTTTGTGAAGGACGAATTGTGGAGTGCCTACCAGGCTGCTGGCGGTACCGGCCTCAACGCTTTCACCACTGACTTGATGACGGCATACATCGTTACTCTTCCCAAGAACAAGATTGAATTGTTCATGTGGTTGGAAGCCGACCGTATGCAGAATGCCGTACTTCGCGAATTTTATTCTGAACGAGACGTGGTTCGAGAAGAACGCCGCATGCGTTATGACGACAAGCCTACGGGCCGTTATTACGAGACTTTGAATTCCTTGATTTACGAGGCTTTCCCGTATCGTGTGCCCACCATCGGCTGGCCCAGCGATATTGCAAACTTGACTCGCGAAATGGCCGATGAGCATTATCGCAAGTACTATAAGCCCCGCAATGCCATTCTCGTTTTGGCAGGTGACTTGGATACTACGGCCACCATGGAAATGGTGAAGAAGTATTTCGCTAAAATTCCTACTGGCGAAGCTTTTTCTCCCATCACCGTTCGCGATCCGGAACAGGCTGGCGAAAAGCGCTTGACTGTAAAGCGCCCAGATGCTCCAAACCTGTTTACCTTGGTTTTCAAGACTCCTGAAGTGGGTGACTCTACTTTGTATGCTCTTGATATTGCCGAGGGTGTTTTGAATGGCCGTACCGGACGACTCTATAAGCGCCTTGTGGAAGAAGAAAAACTTGCTGTAGGAGCAAGCGCAAGTAATAGTCCCAACAAGTATATTTCTGAATTCGCAGTTCGCGTCAATATGCGCCCCAATGCCGATGTGGAAAAGGTTGAAAAAATCGTTTGGGAAGAACTTGAAAAACTGAAGACAGAAACCATTAGCGAACGTGAATTCCAGAAAGTGAAGAACCGCGCCTATGCTGGCCTGATCCGTAGCCTTACGGATATGGAAAACGTAGCTACCATGCTTGCCTGGTACGAAATGTACGGTGACTACAAGATTTTCTTGCAGTGGGCAGATCAGCTGGACAAGGTGAAGGTTTCCGATGTTCAGGCGGTTTCCCAGAAGACTTTTGTCCGCGACCAAAGCGTTGCAGGATTCTTGCTGAAGGATCCGACTGCTGCTAAAGAAAAGAAGTAG
- a CDS encoding aldo/keto reductase, whose amino-acid sequence MIIEETYKLSNKVRIPKIALGTWQTPNEVAPEAVSAAIEMGYRHIDTAAVYGNEEGVGAGIKAGLEKAGIHRESLFVTTKIPAEVKSYKGAEQSIQDSFKRLDTPHIDMMLIHWPKPWIEMKDPNAPSYFAENLEVWKAMEAAYDWGKIRCLGVSNFSIDDIKNIQDNANVMPVVNQIRVHIGHVPMELIEFCHSNGIRVEAYSPNATGRLANVPAVVEMAKKYGVSVPQLANRFCLQLNLITLPKSTHAEYIRQNMDLDFEISADDMTELLNLPEI is encoded by the coding sequence ATGATTATCGAAGAAACATACAAACTCAGCAATAAGGTCCGTATTCCCAAGATTGCTCTGGGAACATGGCAAACTCCCAACGAAGTCGCTCCCGAAGCGGTTTCTGCTGCAATTGAAATGGGCTACCGCCATATCGATACTGCTGCTGTCTATGGAAACGAAGAAGGCGTGGGTGCCGGCATTAAGGCTGGCCTCGAAAAAGCCGGAATCCATAGAGAGAGTTTGTTTGTAACAACGAAAATTCCTGCCGAAGTCAAGAGCTACAAGGGCGCTGAACAGAGCATTCAAGATAGTTTCAAACGACTGGATACGCCCCATATCGATATGATGCTGATTCACTGGCCAAAGCCTTGGATCGAAATGAAGGATCCCAATGCTCCCAGTTACTTCGCAGAAAATCTTGAAGTTTGGAAGGCGATGGAAGCTGCCTACGACTGGGGCAAAATTCGTTGCCTCGGCGTTTCCAATTTCAGCATTGACGATATCAAGAACATTCAGGATAACGCAAATGTCATGCCTGTGGTGAACCAGATTCGTGTGCATATCGGTCATGTTCCTATGGAATTGATTGAATTTTGCCATTCCAATGGAATTCGTGTAGAAGCTTATTCGCCCAATGCAACGGGGCGCCTTGCTAATGTCCCCGCTGTTGTTGAAATGGCAAAGAAGTACGGTGTGTCAGTGCCTCAGTTAGCAAACCGTTTCTGCCTGCAGTTGAACTTGATTACACTTCCGAAATCAACCCATGCGGAATATATTCGTCAAAATATGGATCTTGATTTTGAAATCAGCGCCGACGACATGACGGAATTGCTGAACTTGCCTGAGATTTAA
- a CDS encoding cation diffusion facilitator family transporter, with amino-acid sequence MTRIAKQDDSSEVRHVTWVGLIWNVALSVGKFFAGFFGGSQALIADAIHSASDFLTDIAVIAGSKLWNCPPDANHPYGHRRFETLISVGIGIAVCVVGVGLGYNAIQALLAGEEAATRPEWIAAVMAALSIAIKEGLFRYTAREGRKIRSQALVANAWHHRSDAYSSIPVLIAVVIGIVLPDLWFADSVGAVIVACFILHSGYEIAWPGIHQVADEGASEEVARKLREIAEATPGVISIHGFRTRFVGSDLHVDLHIVVAADMTLLAAHDLSEEVERRILEAGENVVDAMVHVDPYDPAKVK; translated from the coding sequence ATGACTCGAATCGCCAAGCAAGATGATAGTTCCGAAGTCCGCCATGTTACCTGGGTGGGGCTCATTTGGAACGTTGCCTTGTCTGTGGGCAAGTTTTTTGCCGGTTTCTTTGGTGGTTCTCAGGCTTTGATTGCCGACGCTATCCATAGTGCTTCCGATTTTTTGACGGATATTGCTGTTATCGCCGGTTCCAAGTTGTGGAACTGCCCTCCAGATGCAAATCATCCTTATGGCCATCGCCGTTTTGAAACTCTAATTTCCGTGGGAATTGGAATCGCCGTTTGTGTGGTAGGTGTTGGACTCGGCTACAATGCCATCCAGGCGCTGCTCGCAGGTGAAGAGGCTGCTACACGTCCGGAATGGATTGCTGCGGTGATGGCGGCGCTTTCTATCGCCATCAAGGAAGGCCTTTTCCGCTACACAGCTCGGGAAGGCCGAAAGATCCGCAGCCAGGCGCTGGTGGCCAATGCTTGGCACCATCGTAGTGACGCCTATAGTTCCATCCCTGTTTTGATTGCAGTTGTCATTGGAATTGTTCTGCCGGACCTCTGGTTTGCAGACTCTGTGGGTGCCGTAATCGTAGCTTGCTTCATTCTTCATTCCGGTTATGAAATTGCTTGGCCGGGAATTCATCAAGTGGCTGACGAAGGAGCTTCCGAAGAAGTTGCCCGTAAGCTTCGTGAAATTGCAGAAGCCACTCCCGGGGTAATTAGCATTCATGGTTTCCGCACTCGCTTTGTTGGTAGTGACCTTCATGTGGACTTGCACATTGTGGTCGCAGCCGACATGACTCTCCTTGCCGCTCACGACTTGTCCGAAGAAGTGGAACGCCGTATTCTGGAAGCGGGCGAGAATGTAGTAGATGCCATGGTCCATGTGGACCCCTATGACCCTGCCAAGGTGAAATAA